Proteins co-encoded in one Crateriforma spongiae genomic window:
- a CDS encoding zinc metalloprotease: MHDKAEGPRGPSAFLNDWGGRMIRVNLLVTLFFIPLASASGGVVDFLQARWDAAPRIIDGDERSLDGGIRYSVSGGSYEAFRDSFTWAVVPDVITFQNAINDSFSAWTAVDPVSGLHTDISFLADFETPVATLGGFGRLDPRGAEIDLIASNSGQAGYRALTAVSRIGMPVALTSGVEDYQPSAAIGGVDLHLNNHPSTPYTIDIFRRLLTHEIGHAIGLGDVDFGGAFIDDNYDPDDPLQTLTNSWALLVDPFDPVGSIGLGVFDVPSTDLQTYGVDILMESNGLGIGPTNPISERFPLRNDDYAMRQFLYPVVAVPESRCWLIVYVIQMLLIRLWWWRRPSTIFSSS, translated from the coding sequence ATGCACGACAAAGCTGAGGGGCCACGAGGCCCTTCAGCTTTTCTCAATGATTGGGGAGGTCGAATGATCAGGGTTAACCTACTTGTCACTCTGTTTTTCATTCCTCTCGCAAGTGCGTCGGGGGGCGTGGTGGATTTTTTGCAGGCGCGTTGGGATGCAGCACCTCGAATCATCGACGGTGATGAACGATCGCTGGACGGAGGTATTCGGTACAGTGTTAGCGGCGGATCGTATGAAGCTTTTCGTGATTCGTTCACTTGGGCTGTTGTCCCTGACGTCATCACATTTCAGAACGCCATTAATGACTCGTTCTCCGCTTGGACGGCTGTCGACCCGGTAAGTGGGCTGCATACCGACATCTCGTTTCTTGCTGATTTTGAAACTCCGGTCGCCACGCTTGGCGGCTTCGGACGGTTAGATCCCAGGGGGGCCGAGATTGATCTTATCGCCAGCAATTCGGGGCAGGCTGGTTACCGGGCACTGACGGCTGTTTCGCGAATAGGAATGCCAGTCGCGTTGACTTCTGGTGTCGAAGATTACCAACCGTCCGCTGCCATCGGTGGAGTCGATTTGCATCTGAACAACCACCCCAGTACGCCCTACACAATCGACATCTTCCGAAGGTTATTGACCCACGAGATTGGTCATGCCATCGGTCTGGGGGACGTGGATTTTGGTGGCGCGTTTATCGACGACAATTACGACCCCGATGATCCTTTGCAAACGCTCACAAACTCATGGGCACTTCTTGTCGACCCCTTTGATCCCGTGGGATCAATCGGCCTCGGCGTCTTCGATGTACCGTCTACCGATTTGCAAACCTATGGTGTTGATATCTTGATGGAGTCCAATGGGTTGGGGATTGGGCCGACCAATCCAATTAGTGAACGGTTTCCATTGCGAAACGACGACTATGCAATGCGCCAATTCCTGTATCCTGTAGTGGCTGTCCCCGAGTCCAGATGCTGGCTGATTGTTTATGTGATTCAGATGCTGCTGATTCGCTTGTGGTGGTGGCGCCGACCCAGTACGATTTTCAGTAGTTCATAA
- a CDS encoding PEP-CTERM sorting domain-containing protein, producing MIRQLRFIAPIVAMVMASPCFAAYTVALKTYNSGGGETSVFALGDVVTVSLVAEDTSGSFTGLASTSASILATTTDADDYSNVTYNAALGSGLTIDGPPLGFDNPGLIDGASFGTSGAAVDLANPVEVFSFDFTFDGPGDTTIRLTDFILTDVTGADIGFEAAGSITSATVTAVPEPTTFAVLGLLSAGAGVRSYRRRKLRQ from the coding sequence ATGATTCGACAGCTTCGGTTTATTGCCCCCATCGTGGCAATGGTGATGGCATCTCCATGTTTTGCGGCGTACACGGTGGCGCTCAAAACGTACAACTCTGGTGGAGGCGAAACCAGCGTTTTCGCCCTGGGCGACGTTGTAACCGTCAGCTTGGTGGCTGAAGATACATCTGGTAGTTTCACAGGCCTGGCGTCGACCAGCGCATCTATTCTGGCGACGACCACCGATGCGGATGACTATTCCAACGTGACTTACAATGCCGCGCTTGGATCGGGTCTCACGATTGACGGACCACCATTAGGATTTGATAACCCAGGACTGATTGATGGTGCTTCGTTTGGTACCTCTGGAGCAGCAGTCGATCTTGCCAACCCTGTCGAAGTGTTCTCGTTCGATTTCACTTTTGACGGGCCCGGTGATACAACGATTCGGCTCACCGACTTTATCCTTACTGACGTTACCGGGGCTGATATCGGGTTTGAAGCTGCGGGTAGTATCACGTCGGCAACAGTGACGGCGGTACCCGAGCCGACCACATTTGCCGTCCTCGGATTATTGAGTGCTGGCGCCGGTGTTCGTTCCTATCGACGCCGGAAACTTCGTCAGTAG
- a CDS encoding tetratricopeptide repeat-containing sulfotransferase family protein: MDLAMPSELPIHRLADGERIRLGRMLRGRGRSRDAEHAFQAVLQSDADNPYALLGLGQARLDQLDADGAIGPIEKAAKRLRDCLDVHHSLAVAYGICGDHERSSWHFGQALRISPYDPAVILDYSKSRRFSEHDGLLERIDRSLRATGLARKQITGLHFAAGKVLDDLGSYDNAWSRFRIANESVIGRFSVEWWEKVVHESIAFFDAFKMEDLQAKAASTPGIIFVFGSPRSGTTLIDQILSSHPCVDGVGEKSTLSQVAARMVKELSSKERFPQCMNRLTGMQVSELAEWYCKQVFSNDMSLECKVCDKTPSNFFYVGLINAIFQNASLVHCRRNALDTILSCYFTYFRSGQEYSYDLSDLANYYAGYQRLTRHWESVSAAKIYAVQYEKLVVDQEAVTSDLLQDLGLPWHAGCLSFHQTRRTVATASCWQVRQPLYHHSIDRWKNYEKFLDPLVDALDRLGVHWDSYSRTDEPHPIDSARSKRHGRHANKRITRGRDLG; encoded by the coding sequence GTGGATTTGGCGATGCCGTCGGAGTTACCGATTCATCGTTTGGCGGATGGCGAACGAATTCGCTTGGGTCGAATGTTGCGGGGTAGGGGGCGTTCGCGCGACGCAGAACATGCTTTTCAGGCGGTTTTGCAGAGTGATGCGGACAATCCTTATGCTTTGCTTGGGCTTGGCCAGGCTCGCTTGGACCAATTGGATGCTGACGGTGCAATTGGCCCTATAGAAAAGGCTGCAAAGCGGTTGCGGGACTGCCTGGATGTTCATCATTCGCTTGCGGTTGCCTATGGAATTTGCGGTGATCACGAACGTTCGTCTTGGCATTTCGGTCAGGCCTTAAGGATCTCCCCCTATGACCCTGCGGTGATTCTGGACTATTCGAAATCACGGCGATTCAGTGAACATGATGGGTTGTTGGAGAGGATCGACAGATCACTACGGGCTACAGGTTTAGCGAGAAAGCAAATAACCGGATTGCACTTTGCGGCTGGAAAAGTCCTGGACGATCTTGGTTCGTACGATAATGCGTGGTCCCGATTTCGCATTGCCAATGAGAGTGTCATCGGTCGCTTCTCAGTAGAATGGTGGGAGAAGGTTGTTCACGAGTCCATTGCATTTTTTGATGCGTTTAAGATGGAAGATCTCCAAGCGAAAGCGGCATCCACTCCTGGGATCATTTTCGTGTTTGGTTCTCCGCGATCGGGAACAACCTTGATTGATCAGATCTTATCCAGTCATCCATGTGTAGACGGTGTCGGCGAAAAGTCCACTTTAAGCCAGGTGGCGGCACGGATGGTTAAAGAACTGAGTTCGAAGGAGCGGTTTCCGCAGTGTATGAACCGGTTGACCGGCATGCAGGTCTCTGAACTTGCTGAATGGTATTGCAAGCAAGTGTTTTCGAATGATATGAGTCTAGAGTGCAAGGTTTGTGACAAGACGCCAAGTAATTTTTTTTACGTCGGTCTGATAAACGCGATTTTTCAGAATGCCAGTTTGGTGCATTGTCGTCGAAATGCTTTGGATACAATTCTTTCTTGCTATTTTACGTACTTTCGAAGCGGGCAAGAGTACAGCTATGATTTATCGGATCTTGCAAACTATTACGCAGGGTATCAGCGTTTGACACGGCATTGGGAGTCCGTCTCTGCAGCAAAAATTTATGCCGTTCAATATGAGAAACTTGTAGTGGACCAGGAAGCAGTGACCTCGGATTTGTTGCAGGATTTGGGACTGCCGTGGCATGCGGGGTGTCTTTCGTTTCATCAAACGCGACGTACGGTTGCAACGGCCAGTTGTTGGCAAGTACGCCAACCGCTCTACCATCATTCAATTGATCGCTGGAAGAACTACGAAAAATTTCTGGATCCTTTGGTCGATGCCTTAGATCGATTGGGGGTGCATTGGGATTCGTATTCTCGAACGGATGAACCGCATCCGATTGACTCTGCGAGATCGAAACGCCATGGCCGTCACGCCAATAAGAGGATCACGCGAGGAAGAGATCTTGGTTAG
- a CDS encoding DUF7309 domain-containing protein → MPKHQTLLNRLMSQFPGGLDDAPPQLRKVIQTAVQQSEQGDDEMLRELIEVFDGIDTGALVDSSEPEMPLSDPQVAEAMLQARDEIEDADQLYAFLTDQIKASPNSVELHYIAGMYCDEIKQACRHFRDACDATRHHDTETVATVMPGYRVEMAQRLSDAMKLDDVCEVLLPVVNEDYESAPTAIVMLIEALLRLDRDQELSGVLQDIDPDPFPMVMYAQALLEYRRAGDTRRGRALLKAANALLPDVAIQWIDPSSVESEDEVTNLTAECLQYAMNITQGAVDWVHQTLADVFPDFAGPSNPDDSSDALTSDTPLSKRMLAELTDEAKRAAASKQSWRLLHGPVKDKRCNDAGIHYVAVLMNDSPDDEGSLRSCQVFQNKPKPALLREVLLRGIVDPVLGQSGRPAELIFSTKTDCNNLKAISGKLDIACVHEPHNVIAKYSIKGMLQQVATMMLDDFNQHGDALPGDATDDDANLSNLSLDDLRRQSSDLPLRGEDQQWLVGIFSPPLFIQHGSGSERGRTGIVINNDDGTIVGFDLSMTEASDHEAFGLLLQTMRQPKVGSPGRPASIVFAPSCAPPCIGENDDWMMVGDDRLEQLFTEMVGDMLLAQSPVSRPLVKIDGITHDQLADLYDAAADFYLAKPWHSVPGDTLITVYDDSTPGASNRVASVMGQMGQEFGINIFDDESAARALFESLDPTTIRGLAVNYGEARDCIPVDAWNLERYGWSLAAPQAYPLITQIAADSQGPRYQCPDSADELLYLTRVLRTLPAYLADQTPDPSVGLHYGRL, encoded by the coding sequence ATGCCCAAGCATCAAACACTTCTCAATCGATTGATGAGCCAGTTTCCTGGTGGACTGGATGACGCACCGCCGCAGCTTCGCAAAGTGATTCAAACCGCTGTGCAGCAATCGGAGCAAGGCGATGACGAAATGCTGCGTGAACTGATCGAAGTGTTCGACGGAATCGACACCGGTGCGTTGGTTGACTCCAGTGAGCCGGAAATGCCGCTCAGCGATCCGCAAGTCGCCGAAGCGATGCTTCAAGCTCGTGACGAGATCGAGGACGCAGACCAGCTGTACGCCTTCTTGACCGATCAAATCAAGGCTTCGCCGAACAGCGTCGAATTGCATTACATCGCCGGCATGTACTGCGATGAAATCAAACAAGCATGTCGGCACTTTCGCGATGCCTGTGATGCCACCCGGCATCATGACACAGAAACCGTCGCCACCGTGATGCCGGGCTATCGTGTCGAGATGGCACAGCGATTGTCCGACGCCATGAAATTGGACGACGTCTGCGAAGTGCTGCTTCCGGTGGTCAACGAAGACTATGAGTCCGCACCCACCGCGATCGTCATGCTGATCGAGGCCCTGTTGCGGCTGGATCGTGATCAAGAACTCTCCGGAGTCTTGCAGGACATTGATCCGGATCCGTTCCCCATGGTCATGTACGCTCAAGCACTGCTGGAGTATCGCCGTGCCGGCGACACGCGCCGCGGTCGTGCGTTGCTGAAGGCCGCGAATGCTTTGTTGCCCGATGTCGCGATTCAGTGGATCGATCCTTCGTCCGTTGAATCCGAGGATGAAGTGACGAATCTGACGGCAGAATGTTTGCAGTACGCGATGAACATAACCCAAGGCGCAGTTGACTGGGTCCATCAAACATTGGCCGACGTCTTTCCAGATTTTGCTGGACCGTCGAATCCCGACGATTCGTCCGATGCATTGACATCAGACACGCCATTATCCAAACGCATGCTGGCGGAACTGACCGACGAAGCCAAACGCGCCGCCGCATCAAAGCAATCGTGGCGTCTGCTGCACGGCCCGGTCAAAGACAAACGCTGTAACGATGCGGGCATTCACTACGTGGCCGTTTTGATGAATGACAGTCCGGACGACGAAGGTTCGCTAAGGTCCTGCCAGGTCTTTCAAAACAAACCGAAACCGGCGTTGCTGCGTGAAGTCCTTCTGCGTGGCATTGTCGATCCGGTTTTGGGGCAGTCGGGACGGCCCGCTGAATTGATCTTCAGCACGAAAACTGATTGCAATAATCTAAAAGCCATTTCCGGAAAACTGGACATCGCTTGTGTCCACGAACCTCACAACGTCATCGCGAAATACAGCATCAAAGGCATGTTGCAACAGGTCGCAACGATGATGCTGGACGATTTCAATCAGCATGGCGATGCACTGCCGGGCGACGCGACTGACGACGATGCCAACCTTTCCAATTTATCGCTGGACGATCTGCGGCGGCAATCCAGTGATTTGCCTCTACGTGGCGAAGACCAACAGTGGCTGGTCGGTATCTTTTCACCGCCTCTGTTCATCCAACATGGATCGGGTTCCGAGCGTGGTCGAACGGGTATCGTCATCAACAATGACGACGGAACCATCGTCGGCTTTGATTTGTCCATGACGGAGGCCAGTGACCACGAAGCGTTCGGCTTGCTTTTGCAAACCATGCGTCAACCCAAAGTGGGCTCTCCTGGTCGACCGGCCTCCATCGTGTTTGCGCCTTCGTGTGCACCGCCCTGTATTGGCGAGAACGATGATTGGATGATGGTCGGTGACGATCGTCTGGAACAGCTGTTTACCGAGATGGTCGGGGACATGCTGCTGGCCCAAAGCCCCGTGTCTCGGCCCTTGGTCAAGATCGATGGAATCACGCATGACCAGCTTGCCGATCTTTATGATGCCGCGGCCGATTTTTATCTCGCCAAGCCATGGCATTCGGTCCCCGGCGACACGCTGATCACGGTCTATGATGACAGCACCCCTGGCGCGAGCAATCGAGTCGCCAGTGTGATGGGACAAATGGGCCAAGAATTTGGAATCAATATCTTTGACGACGAGTCCGCCGCACGGGCATTGTTTGAAAGCTTGGATCCCACCACGATTCGCGGTTTGGCGGTGAATTACGGTGAAGCCCGAGACTGCATTCCTGTTGATGCTTGGAACCTGGAACGATATGGATGGTCGTTAGCCGCACCCCAGGCATACCCACTGATCACACAAATCGCGGCCGATTCCCAAGGCCCCCGTTATCAGTGCCCCGATTCGGCGGACGAACTCCTCTACCTGACCCGAGTCCTCCGCACGTTGCCGGCATACCTGGCCGATCAGACCCCGGATCCCTCAGTCGGGCTTCACTACGGCCGGCTTTAG
- a CDS encoding vanadium-dependent haloperoxidase, with translation MFRHPALAGVMMAVLASNSTIADVVLDWNATASDVLVADQTYQNPGMASRTMAMVNIAIHDALAASGVGSGTFYSYHSLPSTQSSLANATAATAAHTVLSSIYSGQQGSLDAALDQALAGHSMADRSTAMAAGQAIGQTVIANRANDGFNTNVQYQPTGAVGHWQPDPINSSQQAWGPNWGDVQTFCLPSVEPFLPAAPPAITSQQYANAFNEVKSLGSVNSSERTQEQTDIGKFWAYDRLGMGTPMRLYNQALRNIAESQINAEARINNVSENADLFAKATVAMADAGIVAWNAKFEHDLWRPVTGIREADNDENPDTAADPNWTPLGAPEINGPNFTPPFPTYISGHATFGGALFTTIAEFYDTDEVTFSLESDELPGMIRTFDRLSDAMAENGRSRVYLGIHWNYDDTVGQTTGANIAQFINSQPFTAAAVPEPSGFAVLLVIAIHAARRRRR, from the coding sequence ATGTTCCGACACCCCGCTTTGGCCGGCGTCATGATGGCGGTGCTGGCAAGCAACAGCACGATCGCCGATGTCGTTTTAGACTGGAACGCCACCGCGAGCGATGTGTTGGTCGCTGACCAGACCTATCAAAATCCTGGGATGGCATCGCGAACCATGGCGATGGTCAACATTGCCATCCATGATGCCCTGGCGGCAAGCGGTGTGGGCAGCGGAACGTTCTACTCCTACCACAGCCTGCCGTCGACGCAGTCGTCGTTGGCCAACGCGACGGCCGCAACCGCCGCCCACACGGTTCTGTCATCGATCTACTCCGGCCAACAGGGATCGCTGGACGCCGCACTAGATCAGGCCTTGGCCGGACACAGCATGGCCGACCGATCCACCGCAATGGCTGCCGGACAAGCCATCGGACAAACGGTCATAGCCAACCGTGCCAACGACGGCTTCAACACCAACGTGCAATATCAGCCGACAGGCGCCGTTGGCCATTGGCAGCCCGACCCGATCAACAGTTCACAACAGGCATGGGGACCCAACTGGGGTGACGTCCAAACTTTTTGCCTGCCATCGGTCGAACCATTCCTCCCGGCGGCGCCCCCGGCAATCACCAGCCAGCAATACGCCAACGCTTTCAATGAAGTCAAATCACTGGGATCGGTAAACAGCAGCGAACGAACGCAAGAGCAAACAGATATCGGCAAGTTCTGGGCCTATGACCGACTGGGGATGGGAACGCCGATGCGACTATACAACCAAGCCCTTCGAAACATCGCCGAGTCACAGATCAACGCCGAGGCACGAATCAATAACGTATCGGAAAACGCCGACCTGTTTGCCAAAGCAACCGTCGCGATGGCGGACGCGGGAATCGTTGCATGGAACGCCAAATTCGAACACGACCTATGGCGTCCCGTCACCGGCATTCGCGAAGCGGACAACGATGAAAATCCGGACACCGCGGCAGATCCAAACTGGACACCACTGGGTGCACCGGAGATCAACGGGCCCAACTTCACGCCGCCATTCCCGACTTACATATCAGGCCACGCGACGTTCGGCGGCGCACTGTTCACGACGATTGCCGAATTCTACGACACCGACGAAGTCACATTCTCATTGGAAAGCGACGAACTTCCCGGCATGATTCGGACGTTTGATCGACTGTCCGATGCGATGGCCGAAAACGGACGCAGCCGAGTCTATCTGGGAATTCACTGGAACTACGACGACACCGTTGGCCAAACCACGGGAGCCAACATCGCCCAGTTTATCAACAGCCAGCCGTTTACCGCCGCCGCTGTACCCGAACCGAGCGGCTTTGCCGTCTTGCTGGTCATCGCAATTCATGCGGCCAGACGTCGACGACGCTAG